One stretch of Etheostoma spectabile isolate EspeVRDwgs_2016 unplaced genomic scaffold, UIUC_Espe_1.0 scaffold00003701, whole genome shotgun sequence DNA includes these proteins:
- the si:ch211-171h4.3 gene encoding serine/threonine-protein kinase SBK1 — protein sequence MTAATKLLDEMCHLTAQSLTAMDTSEHFKVLKLLGEGSYGKVMLAVHRMRGTPMALKFFPRESTSLFSFLREYNLSLSFCTHPSLTRALGIAYSTPSHYIFAQQASLFGDLYDVILPEVGMEEDCCQRVVSQLCGALSHLHSLGFVHRDLKPENVFLSDSACRWVKLGDFGMVKARGTRVPEVWYSSPYCTPESEIARDNEDSWRSIGDGNVGVNKQDEEKKKRVWVSVEPSTDSWALGILTYAMLTGSHPWAETAGDCRSYQKYLEWFDRAEDPDGELDLWAGRQGQSTQDVIHLTGAELFPPVAPQFACFTSLARCFFKSLLDPRPRLRGQPEVALNYLGGDWVMEKERVRLEEERKKSRGKVAIKKMKEMEGRGER from the exons ATGACA GCTGCCACGAAGCTTCTGGATGAGATGTGCCATCTGACGGCTCAGTCTCTGACCGCCATGGACACTTCGGAGCACTTCAAGGTCCTAAAGCTCCTGGGTGAAGGCTCGTATGGCAAGGTCATGCTGGCTGTACACAGGATGAGAg GTACTCCGATGGCTCTGAAGTTCTTCCCTCGGGAGTCCacgtctcttttctcttttctgagGGAGTACAACCTCTCGCTGTCGTTCTGCACCCACCCGTCCCTGACCAGAGCCCTGGGAATCGCCTACTCAACACCTTCCCACTACATCTTTGCTCAGCAAGCAAGCCTCTTTGGCGATCTCTACGATGTCATCCTGCCGGAG GTCGGTATGGAGGAAGACTGTTGTCAGCGGGTGGTGTCCCAGCTGTGTGGCGCTCTGTCCCATCTGCACTCTCTGGGTTTTGTCCACAGAGACCTCAAACCAGAGAATGTCTTCCTGTCCGACTCTGCCTGCCGCTGGGTCAAACTTGGAGACTTTGGCATG GTGAAGGCAAGGGGCACCAGGGTCCCGGAGGTCTGGTACAGCTCTCCGTACTGCACCCCTGAGTCTGAGATCGCTCGCGACAACGAGGACAGCTGGAGGAGCATTGGTGACGGGAATGTTGGTGTTAATAAGCAggatgaagagaagaaaaagagagtttGGGTGTCTGTGGAGCCCAGCACAGACAGCTGGGCGCTGGGGATCCTGACCTACGCCATGCTCACCGGCAGTCATCCCTGGGCTGAAACAGCCGGCGACTGCCGCTCATACCAGAAGTATCTGGAGTGGTTTGACAGAGCAGAGGACCCTGATGGTGAACTGGACTTGTGGGCAGGGAGGCAGGGCCAGAGCACACAGGATGTCATCCATTTAACTGGGGCAGAACTTTTCCCTCCGGTAGCACCGCAGTTTGCATGTTTCACCTCGCTCGCCCGCTGCTTCTTCAAGTCGCTCCTCGACCCGAGGCCGCGGCTCCGTGGGCAACCCGAGGTTGCGCTGAATTACCTCGGAGGGGACTGGGTGATGGAGAAGGAGAGGGTGaggctggaggaggagaggaagaagagcagAGGGAAAGTAGCAATCAAGAAGATGAAAGAgatggaggggagaggagaaagaTGA
- the il11b gene encoding uncharacterized protein il11b has translation MKLIYDSTPCLLHLMLLAELFVHSSSRPTHSSPLCGMLRSMIHQVDRLTVSSKKLHDLTDEELINFEGVENRLDGLPHMQHTAAHFNSLKVNKSLPQLFVFIQSFRLHVDWLKTAKENVSLSSESAEDVSSHLLQLSNLIHKSLLLISEEVPQSPSASLPVVSTAFDVLRFSIEISERLEVFCNWSKRVLVHLQRLSHCPRH, from the exons atgaaat taATTTATGACTCAACGCCCTGTCTCCTCCACCTGATGCTATTGGCTGAGCTGTTTGTCCATTCATCATCTCGTCCCACCCACAGTTCTCCTCTCTGTGGCATGTTAAGATCAATGATCCATCAAGTGGACAGGTTGACAGTCTCATCCAAAAAACTGCATGACTTG acaGACGAGGAGCTCATAAACTTTGAGGGTGTGGAAAATAGACTGGACGGTCTTCCTCATATGCAACACACTGCGGCCCATTTTAATTCATTGAAG GTGAACAAGTCCCTCCCCCAGCTGTTTGTGTTCATTCAGTCCTTCAGGCTGCATGTTGACTGGTTGAAAACAGCCAAAGAAAACGTCAGTTTATCCTCCGAGTCAGCAGAGGACGTCAGCTCGCACCTCCTGCAGCTCTCCAACCTCATTCACAAATCTCTTCTCCTG ATCAGTGAAGAGGTTCCTCAGTCCCCGTCTGCCTCCCTCCCGGTCGTCTCCACAGCCTTCGATGTGCTCCGGTTCTCCATTGAGATCTCTGAACGTTTGGAAGTCTTCTGTAACTGGTCCAAAAGAGTTTTGGTGCATCTCCAGAGACTATCCCACTGCCCTCGACATTAG